A region of Dermochelys coriacea isolate rDerCor1 chromosome 1, rDerCor1.pri.v4, whole genome shotgun sequence DNA encodes the following proteins:
- the LOC119863049 gene encoding perilipin-3-like isoform X1, which translates to MCIHFPALPQISEIMLVITDCSMFSKTTKLDIASSENWEQKKQCNVLKKPSGLPFVSNICHLVSTKYTSIKKRHPYIKFICTGTEKGVKTINEVAVSSAQPVLNTLEPQSATVNCKGLESVEEKLPKLCQTTDQVVSDAKDFMRFSKVMGENDAATKTIIGVVSLTKEAIQTNMETPKSSVINVKPTAFAEGPGMASAQQRQDYDSYLLRLGSMMTKFQQCAYQHSQSKLLKYCIIALIHKITQPLKTIYPFLLIIIEYFPVNFQDKMQQVSHTTEVLRASFSTLDSFQNLSRRILSQIWEKVTKKEEHMNELLEYVVYRTPLCWFVGPFSALRGRI; encoded by the exons atgtgcaTTCATTTTCCAGCTCTCCCACAGATATCCGAGAtcatgctgg TTATAACTGACTGCAGCATGTTCTCTAAGACGACCAAACTAGACATTGCTTCCTCAGAGAACTGGGAACAGAAGAAGCAG TGTAATGTCTTGAAGAAACCTAGTGGCCTACCCTTCGTAAGCAATATCTGTCACTTGGTTTCCACTAAATATACTTCCATCAAAAAGAGACACCCATACATCAAATTTATATGTACTGGGACAGAGAAAGGAGTGAAGACCATTAATGAAGTTGCGGTCAGCAGTGCACAGCCGGTTCTGAATACCCTGGAACCTCAAT CTGCAACAGTAAACTGCAAGGGTCTAGAgtcagtggaggagaagctgccgAAACTTTGTCAAACCACTGATCAG gttGTTTCAGATGCAAAGGACTTCATGAGGTTTTCCAAAGTGATGGGTGAAAATGATGCAGCGACCAAGACAATAATAGGAGTGGTCAGCCTGACCAAAGAGGCCATCCAGACCAATATGGAGACCCCCAAATCATCAGTGATTAATG TTAAACCTACAGCTTTTGCAGAAGGGCCTGGAATGGCTTCTGCTCAGCAGCGGCAAGATTATGACAGTTACCTACTGCGTTTGGGGTCCATGATGACCAAATTCCAGCAATGTGCTTACCAGCATTCCCAGAGCAAG TTGCTGAAATATTGCATCATTGCCTTGATTCATAAAATTACCCAACCCCTGAAGACCATCTACCCGTTCCTACTGATCATTATTGAATACTTTCCCGTCAACTTTCAGGACAAGATGCAACAAGTTTCCCATACCACAGAAGTGCTCCGTGCTTCATTCTCCACTCTTGATTCCTTCCAAAATCTGTCTAGACGAATCCTCTCCCAAATATGGGAGAAAGTGACCAAGAAAGAGGAACATATGAATGAGCTGCTGGAGTATGTGGTGTACAGAACACCTCTGTGTTGGTTTGTGGGACCCTTCAGTGCTTTAAGAGGCAGAATATAA
- the LOC119863049 gene encoding perilipin-3-like isoform X3 — protein MCIHFPALPQISEIMLVITDCSMFSKTTKLDIASSENWEQKKQCNVLKKPSGLPFVSNICHLVSTKYTSIKKRHPYIKFICTGTEKGVKTINEVAVSSAQPVLNTLEPQSATVNCKGLESVEEKLPKLCQTTDQVVSDAKDFMRFSKVMGENDAATKTIIGVVSLTKEAIQTNMETPKSSVINVKPTAFAEGPGMASAQQRQDYDSYLLRLGSMMTKFQQCAYQHSQSKDKMQQVSHTTEVLRASFSTLDSFQNLSRRILSQIWEKVTKKEEHMNELLEYVVYRTPLCWFVGPFSALRGRI, from the exons atgtgcaTTCATTTTCCAGCTCTCCCACAGATATCCGAGAtcatgctgg TTATAACTGACTGCAGCATGTTCTCTAAGACGACCAAACTAGACATTGCTTCCTCAGAGAACTGGGAACAGAAGAAGCAG TGTAATGTCTTGAAGAAACCTAGTGGCCTACCCTTCGTAAGCAATATCTGTCACTTGGTTTCCACTAAATATACTTCCATCAAAAAGAGACACCCATACATCAAATTTATATGTACTGGGACAGAGAAAGGAGTGAAGACCATTAATGAAGTTGCGGTCAGCAGTGCACAGCCGGTTCTGAATACCCTGGAACCTCAAT CTGCAACAGTAAACTGCAAGGGTCTAGAgtcagtggaggagaagctgccgAAACTTTGTCAAACCACTGATCAG gttGTTTCAGATGCAAAGGACTTCATGAGGTTTTCCAAAGTGATGGGTGAAAATGATGCAGCGACCAAGACAATAATAGGAGTGGTCAGCCTGACCAAAGAGGCCATCCAGACCAATATGGAGACCCCCAAATCATCAGTGATTAATG TTAAACCTACAGCTTTTGCAGAAGGGCCTGGAATGGCTTCTGCTCAGCAGCGGCAAGATTATGACAGTTACCTACTGCGTTTGGGGTCCATGATGACCAAATTCCAGCAATGTGCTTACCAGCATTCCCAGAGCAAG GACAAGATGCAACAAGTTTCCCATACCACAGAAGTGCTCCGTGCTTCATTCTCCACTCTTGATTCCTTCCAAAATCTGTCTAGACGAATCCTCTCCCAAATATGGGAGAAAGTGACCAAGAAAGAGGAACATATGAATGAGCTGCTGGAGTATGTGGTGTACAGAACACCTCTGTGTTGGTTTGTGGGACCCTTCAGTGCTTTAAGAGGCAGAATATAA
- the LOC119863049 gene encoding perilipin-3-like isoform X2, which yields MFSKTTKLDIASSENWEQKKQCNVLKKPSGLPFVSNICHLVSTKYTSIKKRHPYIKFICTGTEKGVKTINEVAVSSAQPVLNTLEPQSATVNCKGLESVEEKLPKLCQTTDQVVSDAKDFMRFSKVMGENDAATKTIIGVVSLTKEAIQTNMETPKSSVINVKPTAFAEGPGMASAQQRQDYDSYLLRLGSMMTKFQQCAYQHSQSKLLKYCIIALIHKITQPLKTIYPFLLIIIEYFPVNFQDKMQQVSHTTEVLRASFSTLDSFQNLSRRILSQIWEKVTKKEEHMNELLEYVVYRTPLCWFVGPFSALRGRI from the exons ATGTTCTCTAAGACGACCAAACTAGACATTGCTTCCTCAGAGAACTGGGAACAGAAGAAGCAG TGTAATGTCTTGAAGAAACCTAGTGGCCTACCCTTCGTAAGCAATATCTGTCACTTGGTTTCCACTAAATATACTTCCATCAAAAAGAGACACCCATACATCAAATTTATATGTACTGGGACAGAGAAAGGAGTGAAGACCATTAATGAAGTTGCGGTCAGCAGTGCACAGCCGGTTCTGAATACCCTGGAACCTCAAT CTGCAACAGTAAACTGCAAGGGTCTAGAgtcagtggaggagaagctgccgAAACTTTGTCAAACCACTGATCAG gttGTTTCAGATGCAAAGGACTTCATGAGGTTTTCCAAAGTGATGGGTGAAAATGATGCAGCGACCAAGACAATAATAGGAGTGGTCAGCCTGACCAAAGAGGCCATCCAGACCAATATGGAGACCCCCAAATCATCAGTGATTAATG TTAAACCTACAGCTTTTGCAGAAGGGCCTGGAATGGCTTCTGCTCAGCAGCGGCAAGATTATGACAGTTACCTACTGCGTTTGGGGTCCATGATGACCAAATTCCAGCAATGTGCTTACCAGCATTCCCAGAGCAAG TTGCTGAAATATTGCATCATTGCCTTGATTCATAAAATTACCCAACCCCTGAAGACCATCTACCCGTTCCTACTGATCATTATTGAATACTTTCCCGTCAACTTTCAGGACAAGATGCAACAAGTTTCCCATACCACAGAAGTGCTCCGTGCTTCATTCTCCACTCTTGATTCCTTCCAAAATCTGTCTAGACGAATCCTCTCCCAAATATGGGAGAAAGTGACCAAGAAAGAGGAACATATGAATGAGCTGCTGGAGTATGTGGTGTACAGAACACCTCTGTGTTGGTTTGTGGGACCCTTCAGTGCTTTAAGAGGCAGAATATAA